Genomic window (Leptospira bouyouniensis):
CGACACTCCTCAATATGGCAACCATCAAACCTTTGGACAAAGAAATGATTGTCGCCAAAGCAAAAGAATGTGGTGCCGTCGTGACTTGTGAAGAACATAATGTCATTGGTGGCCTAGGTTCTGCTGTCTCTGAACTTTTATCCGAAGAATTCCCAGTACCAGTGATCAAAGTTGGGATGAAGGATAGTTTTGGTAAGTCAGGAACTTGGAGTGGTTTACTCGACTATTTTGGCCTCCGCGCCAAAGATGTAGTTTCCCACGCGGAACTTGCCATTTCCAAAAAGAAAAAATAAGGGTAGGGCTTCGGCAATGACCGGTTCCGGAGCTACCCAACCTTCTATCTTAGAAGAAACAGAGATTAAACCCCGCAAAAATAACGGCCCTTGGAAGGTTGTTTTGTGGGATGATGACCACCATACGTATGAATATGTCATAGAGATGTTGATGGATGTTTGCCAAATGACTTGGGAAAAAGCCTTCCAACATGCGGTTGAAGTTGACACTCGTAAAAAAACCATCGTCTTTTCTGGGGAATTAGAACATGCAGAATTTGTCCATGAACGGATCTTAAATTATGGACCTGACCCACGTATGAGTTCCTCAAAAGGTTCCATGACGGCGACGTTGGAACAATAAATTTTAGGGAATCAGAAGATACGAAGGGAGATTTTATTCACTCAAATTTCCTACTGAAATTACCGCCGAGAGATTTCTTAATTTGTTTTGAAACGTTTAGGTTTATTAATTTCAGATTTCAATAATTAAAGTTTTCACATCTTTCGCTCTAATGCGTAATTACGCTCTGGTACGATGAGCGAAGAAACCGATTCATTGGTATCGATTTTGATATTGGTGACAGGGTTGTAAGTATCGAGCATCGTTTCTCCATCGACTATGAATTGGTAATGATACTCACCTGGAAGTAATTTTTTCTCTAATGTAAAGACTCCCTTACGATCTTTTTTCAAAAAATCATGTTCTGGGTTCCAGTCATTAAAATTCCCTACGACACGTACCACTTCGGCATTTGGTAAATAAATTTGAAATTTCACGGTACGTAGGTCTCTTTCTTCATTTGCAGAATCTTCAAGAACCATGGTCTTTGTTTGTCTGTCAGTGTCTTTCGAGTCCAAAACAAATCTTGAATAATACGAACCAGATCCATCTTCCACCTTATCGAAGTTTTCTGGATCATAAGTAAGAAGTCCATTCACACGGAATTTGTATTCATAAACAGGGTCATCTTCATAGTTTTCTTTGATTTGGTTTGGTTCAACTACAGTATAATAAATACCATATTGGTTCCGTTTCATTTCAGAACATTCCCAGTTGTTGAAACTCCCACAAATTTCAACTGATTCATCCCGAAGCCCATTGTATGTAAAAAGGATCCCGCGGTGCAAAAGATTACCACTTGAAACATAAGATTCAACGTCAAGGTAACGAATGTAACGTGGAGCGATGTTTTTTTTCAGACTTTCCAATTGCCAAAGATAATATACCGTATTTTGGTCTTCTGTTTCTTCCGACATTTCGAGTTCCCCAGAGGAAAAACTACCAATCCAATCCATGCCTTCGTCGGCAAAAATACCAATCCCAGTGAAAAAGAGTAAAATGAGGGCAATTCGGATGAATTTGGATTTCAACATAGTGCAGTCGTCTCTAAAGTCCTTTGTTTTCATTTTCGGCAGGATTGAAAAAAGAGAGTGAAAGGTTTTTTTCTGAATGAACAATCTGACATAATAAAAAAAATATTCTGTCATTTTCAGAAGGGGCCGATAATTCATTAGGAATAGACCTTCGCATGGCTGAGCCAATAGACAAATTGAGTCCGGAAGAAATCAAACAAATCGAGACGATGTTTTCGGCTCTCAATAAAAATCCTATGTCTTCGGAAGAACTCAATCCGATGGCGAAAGTTTTACGTGAGAAATTAGGATATACCAATCCATTTTCTGGCAATGAAGAGCCAGAACCTTCAGACGAAGAACCAAATGATGCGATTCCCGATGATTTTGGTGGAGATGACACTAGCGAAGGTGAAACATCCGATCCATTTGCTGGGCTTGATGATGATGACGATTTTGGACCACCCAAACTATCCAGCAACCAACCAGAAGAAG
Coding sequences:
- a CDS encoding ATP-dependent Clp protease adaptor ClpS, whose translation is MTGSGATQPSILEETEIKPRKNNGPWKVVLWDDDHHTYEYVIEMLMDVCQMTWEKAFQHAVEVDTRKKTIVFSGELEHAEFVHERILNYGPDPRMSSSKGSMTATLEQ
- a CDS encoding carbohydrate-binding module 48 gives rise to the protein MLKSKFIRIALILLFFTGIGIFADEGMDWIGSFSSGELEMSEETEDQNTVYYLWQLESLKKNIAPRYIRYLDVESYVSSGNLLHRGILFTYNGLRDESVEICGSFNNWECSEMKRNQYGIYYTVVEPNQIKENYEDDPVYEYKFRVNGLLTYDPENFDKVEDGSGSYYSRFVLDSKDTDRQTKTMVLEDSANEERDLRTVKFQIYLPNAEVVRVVGNFNDWNPEHDFLKKDRKGVFTLEKKLLPGEYHYQFIVDGETMLDTYNPVTNIKIDTNESVSSLIVPERNYALERKM